Part of the Aciduliprofundum boonei T469 genome is shown below.
TAATCGTTGATGCTTCCCAATTTTATTCCCATCTCCTTTGCAAGTTTTTCTGTTGCAATTGATGTGGGTATCCCTATTATATCCAAGCCATCTTTTACAAGCTCCCCGAGTTTGAGAATGGTGTATTTTACAGTAGAGCCAGTTCCTAAGCCCACAACCATGCCGTCTTTTATGTATTTCACAGCTTTCTCTCCCGCCTTCCTTTTCAATTCTTCTTTTAGCTCCATACTCTTTCCTCCAAAATTGTTCTTAAAGGAGATATGTAAATACCCAATGTGAAGTTTTCTATGCCAACAATTCTAATTGTGAGTTCGTACTTGTAAGTACCTATGACTTCAACTCTATATCCTCTTCTCTCCACTCTGCTTATAAAATTCTTTTTGAATTCTATACCTATGGCATCGTACTTTTCAATTTTATCATAAAAATTTTCATTTAGGCATATTAACCTTTTTGAGCCCTTTATCTCTTCTATGAGTTCAAGAGTGCGCAGCTCGTCCACAACTCTGTAAGCAGTTGAGCGACTTACATGCCTGTAAAGAAAGGGCATATCCCTGCATCTTTCCTTGAGAGAATTTACAATGAGCCAACCACTCTTTTTGTTTATCAATGCGAATAGAGGTACATCTTCATCCATAACAAGCCCAGATGGATAAAACAGCCTTTTCTTATGCTCTCTCTTCTCTATAAATCCATTTTCTATCAATTTTCTCAGGTGCCATTCAACATCTTGCACATCATAGTTTAAGGTTTTTGCAATAGCGGATGATGTCTGACAAGGTGCCCTTGTTAGTTCCCTGAATACATCTCTCCTATGCTTGCTTGCAAATATATGGAAGCCCCTTTCTTTTTCTTCCTCCCTTATCAGATTTTTAAGCTGGGAGGCGAGTTTCAAGAGAATTCCTCCACCAACATGTCAGCGAGTTCATCTAAATTTATGTCTTCAAGGTCTTCATCGTTTAATTTTGATATGAGCTTTCTTACTCTTTCTTGCACGATGGGGGATGCGTTCTTGAGTTTCTCCATAACTTTCTTTTCAAGCTCTTCTACATTGAGCCTTGTATGCTTCATATGATAACTTCCGCGCATAACCACGAGTCCTAAACCTCGGACGATTTTGTAAGGAAATATTTTCTCGCTATGCCTGCTTCCCCTCATCTTTATGATTTTTAAATCTCTGCGGGTATTATCCTCCACATACCTGTAGCGCAGATGAATTATAGAATCTGCCAGATACATGGGAATTGCTGTTTCTGGGGCAGATAGATTTGC
Proteins encoded:
- a CDS encoding helix-turn-helix domain-containing protein, which gives rise to MKLASQLKNLIREEEKERGFHIFASKHRRDVFRELTRAPCQTSSAIAKTLNYDVQDVEWHLRKLIENGFIEKREHKKRLFYPSGLVMDEDVPLFALINKKSGWLIVNSLKERCRDMPFLYRHVSRSTAYRVVDELRTLELIEEIKGSKRLICLNENFYDKIEKYDAIGIEFKKNFISRVERRGYRVEVIGTYKYELTIRIVGIENFTLGIYISPLRTILEERVWS